The following proteins are encoded in a genomic region of Candidatus Eisenbacteria bacterium:
- a CDS encoding GAF domain-containing protein yields the protein MPEELTQLKRLEGEAKSAATKYEAVFEYSTSGSAIVRGDTTLESVNAEFVKIFGYSKEEIEGKMMITDFLPEAEKKRILGYHKGRRSGDSSIPNEYQFTFLTKSGEERLANIAVRLISGTDKSIASIRDITVERTLQEELIRKNRDLSVLYSLADTASQSLDLDVILNEGLTKVASAMGTEAAALYLLDEDGQKLSLAAQIGIPPRLAKEASVLNIGEGIAGRVAQSGKPEVVEDLASDSRLTAPHAREIGVREYVCVPLSAKNRLIGALSCGGRKGLKFSREDVELLSSMGTQIAIALQNGRLFSEKERKIAQLAALSRIGQAISSTLRLDELLDLIHKQAGTLMDASSFYIAIFDQERNEIQFPIYIDEGTKRERKTQRKFANGLTEHIIRTAKPLNIPCNVEQKCIELGVDAIGRNAQSWLGVPMFSGERVTGVMCVQNYTKERAYSFEDLELLSTLASQAGVAIENAGLFEELKLAYENLKSTQDELVKSERLAAVTQTVIALNHAINNPLASIVGNSQFVSMTKEKYDASVVERMKKIEKDALRIKEVTEKMARLIEAAVTEYPGGQKMIDVESSRTKETSGVS from the coding sequence ATGCCTGAAGAACTCACCCAGTTGAAGCGGCTTGAAGGCGAGGCCAAGTCGGCCGCGACAAAGTACGAGGCAGTTTTTGAGTATTCGACAAGTGGCTCCGCAATCGTGCGCGGTGACACAACTCTTGAGTCTGTTAATGCGGAGTTCGTGAAGATCTTTGGGTATTCAAAAGAAGAAATAGAAGGAAAGATGATGATCACCGACTTCCTTCCTGAGGCAGAGAAAAAGAGGATTCTTGGATATCACAAAGGGAGAAGGTCCGGCGACTCTTCCATCCCGAATGAATATCAATTCACGTTTCTGACGAAGTCAGGAGAAGAAAGGCTAGCCAATATAGCTGTAAGGCTTATTTCTGGAACAGACAAGTCAATTGCCTCAATCAGAGACATCACGGTCGAACGAACATTGCAGGAGGAGCTCATCAGAAAAAACAGAGACCTCTCTGTACTTTATTCGCTTGCTGATACAGCAAGCCAATCCCTGGACCTGGACGTAATCTTGAATGAGGGATTGACAAAGGTGGCCTCGGCCATGGGCACCGAAGCAGCAGCACTCTACCTTCTCGACGAAGACGGGCAGAAGCTTAGTCTTGCCGCTCAAATAGGCATTCCTCCACGGTTGGCAAAGGAAGCTTCAGTGCTCAATATTGGAGAAGGTATAGCTGGAAGGGTTGCCCAGTCCGGGAAGCCGGAGGTTGTGGAGGACCTTGCGTCCGACAGCAGACTCACCGCTCCTCATGCCAGGGAGATCGGCGTAAGAGAGTATGTTTGCGTTCCCTTGAGCGCAAAAAACAGACTCATCGGGGCACTCTCCTGTGGAGGTCGGAAAGGACTCAAGTTCTCCAGGGAGGACGTTGAGCTCCTCAGTTCGATGGGCACGCAAATAGCAATTGCGCTTCAAAATGGAAGACTCTTCAGCGAGAAAGAGAGGAAGATAGCTCAACTCGCGGCACTCAGCCGGATTGGGCAGGCAATAAGTTCGACGTTGAGACTGGATGAGCTCCTCGACCTCATCCACAAGCAGGCCGGGACACTCATGGATGCCTCGAGTTTCTATATCGCCATATTCGACCAAGAAAGAAACGAAATCCAGTTCCCAATCTACATCGACGAAGGAACAAAGAGAGAGAGAAAGACACAACGAAAGTTCGCAAACGGCCTTACCGAGCACATAATAAGGACTGCTAAACCGCTAAACATACCGTGTAATGTTGAGCAGAAATGCATTGAACTTGGAGTTGACGCTATTGGCCGCAATGCCCAGTCGTGGTTGGGCGTTCCTATGTTTTCGGGCGAGAGAGTGACCGGAGTGATGTGTGTCCAGAACTACACAAAGGAACGCGCTTACTCGTTCGAGGATTTGGAGCTTCTCTCGACTCTGGCGAGTCAGGCAGGCGTAGCGATTGAGAACGCCGGGCTATTCGAGGAGTTGAAGCTGGCATATGAGAATCTCAAGTCTACCCAGGATGAACTGGTGAAATCTGAAAGACTGGCAGCGGTGACACAGACCGTGATTGCCCTCAACCATGCCATAAACAACCCACTTGCATCTATCGTCGGCAATTCCCAGTTTGTATCGATGACTAAAGAGAAGTACGACGCGAGCGTTGTGGAGAGAATGAAGAAGATTGAGAAGGATGCTCTGAGGATAAAGGAAGTAACCGAGAAGATGGCCCGCCTGATAGAGGCCGCAGTAACGGAATACCCTGGCGGCCAAAAGATGATAGATGTTGAAAGCTCAAGGACAAAAGAGACAAGCGGCGTCAGC